ATTGAGCGCTGCAGCCGCCCGGGCCTCACGGTAGAACCGCGCCCGATCATCCTCCGAAATAAGAGCATGGGGAGGAAGCAGCTTGAGCGCGACCGTCCGGTCGAGCTTCGTGTCCTCGGCCTTGTAAACGATGCCCATTCCGCCGCGGCCGAGCTGGCCTACGACGCGATAATGGGAAATAGTTGTCCCCGGAGTCATATCGAATTCTCCCCCTTCAGCCCTTGCGGGCAGAGATTTGCCTTGCTGGACAGGCAGTTAAGTCGGCGCAGAACCCCTTTATAGGGCGTAACCTTCGCAAAATCAACACGAAGGGTGCATCCATCGAGCGTGAAATCGCGTACGCCGGGACGTACTTTCGAAAGTCCTCGTTGAACCTGGAATGTCCAACGCGAAACCTCCAAAAGAAGGCACGACAATCTCATGACACAGATGTTCAAACAGGCCGCTCTTACGCTGCTTGCTCTCTTCATGTTCATACCCCTGTACGCCCAGGATTCAGGTGACGGTGTTGCCGGCACATGGGAGGGCACCCTGACAGTGCCCGGAGCCTCAGTGACGCTCGTCTTCCACTTCGCGACTTCCGATGACGGGTCATACGGCGGAACGATGGACAGTCCGGATCAGGGCGCCACCGGGATTCCGCTGGGGTCCGTAACCGTAGCCGAGGGCGAAGTGGTCGCGACTGTACCAAGCCTGGCCGGCGAGTACCGGGCCACTCTGACAGAGAGTCAGCTGGAAGGGACCTGGTCACAGGGCGGCCAGTCCTTTCCTCTCAATCTGGAAATGAGGGTCGAGGCCGCGGAGGACCAGACTCCGCCATCCAGGCCCGACATAGACGTCACGGGAACGTGGATGGGTCGCCTGAACGCGGGTGGCACACAACTGCGCATAGTGTTTCACATCGAGGAGGGTGACGACGGGGTATTGACGGGAACTCTCGACAGCCCGGACCAGGGTGCGACCGGCATTCCCCTCGGCGAAATCTCCGGATCGGGATCGTCGATCACTATCCAGCTCCCTGCCGTCGCCGGCACCTATGAGGGCACGATTGAAACCGACCGATCCGCCATTGAAGGCACCTGGAGCCAGGGCGGGGGCACACTGCCCCTCAGGCTCGAGCCAGCCGACGACGAAAGTATCAGGTTGCCCGATCGGCCGCAGCAGCCGAGACCTCCTTATCCCTATATCGAAGAGGAGGTTGGGTTTGACAATACACATGCAGACATCCGGCTGGCCGGTACCCTGACGATTCCAGAGGGAGACGGACCCTTCCCTGCAGCGATTCTGATCAGCGGATCCGGACCGCAGAATCGAGACGAGGCCCTGCTCGGACATCGACCCTTCCACGTCCTGGCCGACTACATGACCCGCAAGGGCATTGCTGTCTTACGCTACGACGATCGCGGAATAGCTGAATCTACCGGAGACTTTGCGACAGCGACGTCCGTCGATTTCGCGGAGGATGCCTCCGCCGCCGTCGATTTCCTCAAGGGACGGTCGGAAATAGATTCAGAGCGCATCGGGCTTGTCGGTCACAGCGAGGGAGGGCTCATTGCACCTGTCGTCGCCGCTGATCGCGACGATCTTGGATACATCGTGCTGATGGCGGGGCCCGGTGTGACCGGTGAGGAGATTCTGTACGAGCAGGGAGCCGTGATCCTGCGCGCCGGCGGAGCCGACGAAGAGAGAATCGCGAGCAACCGGGCCACTCAAGAAGCCATGTTCGAAATAGCAATGTCTGATGCGCCACTCGATGAGGTTCGGGAAAAGCTCCGCGCATTCCTGGTCCAAACGGTGGAAGGGATGGATGAGCAGGAGCGGACGGCGTCAGGACTTTCCGAAGCGATGATCGAACCGCAGGTACAACAGGTTGCGTCTCCGTGGATGCGCTTCTTCCTGTCCTATGACCCCCGACCGACGCTTGAGAAGGTCACGTGCCCGACGCTTGTGATCAACGGAGAAAAGGACCTTCAGGTGCCGCCGTATCAAAATCTTCCGGAGATAGAACGCGCACTGACGAAAGGCGGCAACACGAACTTTCGCATTGTTGAGATGGAGGGGCTCAACCACCTCTTCCAGACGTCCGAGACCGGTGCGCCGTCCGAGTATGCCGCCATCGAGGAAACCTTTTCACCGAAGGCGATGCAGGTGATCGCCGACTGGATTCTTAACGACGCGTCGTAAACCTGCCATGGCCTGTCAGGACTGCCCTTAATGTGAGTCGGGGTGTCGGTCGATACAAGGAGAGATTCCTCCACG
This genomic interval from Rhodothermales bacterium contains the following:
- a CDS encoding alpha/beta fold hydrolase; translated protein: MGRLNAGGTQLRIVFHIEEGDDGVLTGTLDSPDQGATGIPLGEISGSGSSITIQLPAVAGTYEGTIETDRSAIEGTWSQGGGTLPLRLEPADDESIRLPDRPQQPRPPYPYIEEEVGFDNTHADIRLAGTLTIPEGDGPFPAAILISGSGPQNRDEALLGHRPFHVLADYMTRKGIAVLRYDDRGIAESTGDFATATSVDFAEDASAAVDFLKGRSEIDSERIGLVGHSEGGLIAPVVAADRDDLGYIVLMAGPGVTGEEILYEQGAVILRAGGADEERIASNRATQEAMFEIAMSDAPLDEVREKLRAFLVQTVEGMDEQERTASGLSEAMIEPQVQQVASPWMRFFLSYDPRPTLEKVTCPTLVINGEKDLQVPPYQNLPEIERALTKGGNTNFRIVEMEGLNHLFQTSETGAPSEYAAIEETFSPKAMQVIADWILNDAS